A portion of the Corynebacterium rouxii genome contains these proteins:
- a CDS encoding DUF5979 domain-containing protein, translated as MTSKLRHTTLKALAKSPWLAALFALLIVATVVPFVIQRSPSAIAQTQCTGGTWSNIKWKDDSPNINNGKYVGPGGFAEVQFDWKANQNAKAGDTITIKLPKELKAVNTGTVPLQDKNGEIVATGSWSGDEFIITLTDFQNRNFDVEGSAFVSVAWNTSSSFDGSLNFTGCNSDSLLGKFEQREGGLFHDDSKIGEYTGYDEKTGNYKIQWSVGIDPKKHQHNDYRVIVTDKAPEGWKFTCDANDANGYYPVFVSSFVQGGNGQAQHVKHAIYDKDSNPSGGTINGVTNLKNEAAQQGHNYTINCTSGEVSVEFPRGLYEQSGPILTLTAVTKTKPAPGSIVTNKATIDNVEVEGHVRFPNAGGLGRGSKGGFTIEKSVVGTEEDKAKEYIFDYQCTPANGGMDKNGQVKVKHGEFAHIKDLDKGLKCTVKEQTPEVREGRKLTTSWVVIDKDNKATSFNSTATVDITIEDPSEEAVHLVATNKFEPKQTGSFTLKKKVEGVETSEKFTFKWECTANEGAKVSGENTLAHNEEAKIENLLLNSTCKITETPVELEGYTHSLSWLTNGEKSGSENPFTVTPRDESVQLPLVVTAVNKYTPVVPPVVPTTSSSTSTTTTEPTTSSSTSTTTTEPTTSSSTSTTTTEPTIPTPSIVPPAPNPPTPTATPQAQPSPTAPQPERGKGVLAKTGASVIWIALFAILLSAIGGIIVFFTNQKRRNND; from the coding sequence ATGACCTCTAAACTAAGACACACCACACTAAAGGCCCTAGCTAAAAGCCCATGGCTTGCTGCATTATTCGCCTTGCTGATCGTAGCAACCGTCGTGCCTTTCGTCATCCAGCGCTCCCCCTCCGCGATAGCACAAACACAGTGCACAGGTGGCACCTGGTCGAATATCAAATGGAAAGACGATAGTCCGAACATCAACAACGGAAAATACGTAGGTCCGGGCGGATTCGCAGAAGTCCAATTTGATTGGAAAGCCAACCAAAACGCCAAAGCCGGCGATACCATCACAATCAAACTTCCAAAAGAACTAAAAGCTGTCAATACTGGAACAGTTCCGCTTCAAGATAAAAACGGCGAGATCGTCGCCACTGGTTCATGGTCCGGCGACGAATTCATCATCACGCTCACCGATTTCCAGAATCGTAACTTCGATGTTGAGGGCAGTGCATTCGTCTCTGTTGCATGGAATACAAGTAGCAGTTTCGACGGTAGCCTGAATTTCACAGGATGTAATAGCGACAGTCTGCTTGGCAAATTTGAGCAACGTGAGGGTGGACTTTTCCACGATGACTCAAAAATCGGTGAATACACCGGTTACGATGAGAAAACTGGCAACTACAAAATCCAGTGGTCAGTAGGAATCGATCCTAAAAAGCACCAACACAATGATTACCGAGTCATTGTTACAGATAAAGCCCCTGAAGGATGGAAGTTTACCTGCGACGCGAACGACGCTAACGGCTATTATCCAGTCTTTGTATCTTCCTTCGTTCAGGGAGGAAACGGACAAGCACAGCATGTAAAACATGCAATTTACGATAAGGATAGCAACCCCAGCGGTGGAACGATCAATGGTGTCACTAATCTAAAAAATGAAGCCGCTCAACAAGGCCATAATTACACAATTAACTGCACTTCGGGCGAAGTTTCCGTTGAATTCCCACGTGGCTTATACGAACAATCCGGCCCTATCCTGACGCTTACAGCTGTGACAAAAACCAAGCCTGCACCAGGTAGCATCGTGACAAACAAGGCCACAATCGACAACGTCGAGGTCGAAGGACACGTTCGCTTCCCCAACGCCGGTGGCCTAGGACGAGGCAGCAAAGGTGGTTTCACCATCGAGAAAAGCGTTGTAGGAACAGAAGAAGACAAAGCCAAAGAATACATATTCGACTACCAGTGCACGCCTGCTAATGGTGGAATGGATAAAAATGGCCAAGTTAAGGTAAAACACGGCGAATTCGCCCATATTAAAGACTTGGATAAAGGTCTAAAGTGCACAGTCAAAGAACAAACCCCAGAGGTAAGAGAAGGCCGGAAGCTTACGACATCTTGGGTTGTAATCGACAAAGATAATAAGGCCACTAGCTTCAATTCCACTGCTACCGTCGACATCACGATTGAAGATCCAAGCGAAGAGGCCGTCCATCTCGTTGCAACGAACAAATTTGAGCCAAAGCAAACTGGTAGTTTCACCCTTAAGAAAAAAGTAGAGGGTGTAGAAACTTCAGAGAAGTTCACGTTCAAGTGGGAATGCACAGCTAACGAGGGTGCAAAGGTTAGCGGTGAAAACACGCTTGCTCATAATGAGGAGGCAAAGATTGAGAATCTCCTTCTCAATTCGACTTGTAAGATCACTGAAACTCCTGTGGAGCTAGAAGGTTATACGCATTCTTTGAGCTGGCTAACCAATGGCGAAAAGAGCGGTTCTGAGAATCCGTTCACGGTAACCCCGCGTGATGAAAGCGTCCAGCTTCCATTGGTTGTAACTGCAGTGAATAAGTACACCCCTGTGGTACCTCCTGTAGTACCAACAACCTCTTCGTCCACAAGTACAACGACCACAGAACCAACAACCTCTTCGTCCACAAGTACAACGACCACAGAACCAACAACCTCTTCGTCCACAAGTACAACGACCACAGAACCAACAATCCCTACCCCCTCAATAGTGCCCCCAGCACCGAACCCCCCAACTCCGACAGCTACGCCTCAAGCGCAGCCATCACCTACAGCTCCACAGCCAGAACGCGGTAAAGGTGTGCTTGCAAAAACAGGTGCATCTGTTATCTGGATAGCCCTGTTCGCGATCCTGTTATCAGCTATTGGCGGAATAATCGTATTCTTTACAAACCAGAAAAGACGTAACAACGACTAA